aataaacatataaatgCGATATGGCAAACACCAGCCAGGGGGAGCAACCAGCTTAAGTGAACAGAATCCATCACGAGTACTTGCATTACCCTCAGGATAAAACCATAGCTGTAGAGGCTCAATACCACCTAAATTAAAAACTGGTGAACGCAAAGGCTGACCATATCTTTTAGGGTGCTTCTTGCGCAAAAGAGGGACCCTAAATTAAATAAATAAcaacaaaataacataccaataTATAGGCCAAGTAAATTGCATACCGGCAGATATAGCAAAAGGATAAGTATCAGGCGATCCAATAAACTGAATGTCGAAATAACTGTCAGAAGTTCTATCAGACTCGCCAAAACCACCCTCAGCAAAGGAACTGTAATAGATataattgtatataatcataACTACCGTTTGTAAAAGTTGTTGTCATAATGCGTTGGCATGGGATGCTCCCACTCTATAGAATCCAAAAACTCTTTCGTAATTTTATTGCCAGTTTCACGGTGACCACGTAAAATGTCGTCAGCTGGGTCTATATCCATGTTCCAGCGAAGACGTTGCAAGCGACCTGGGAGCATTGGTTTTAGACCAGTGAAAAAAACCAACCTGAGTCTTGCATACGTTGTAATTCCCTACCACGACCAGTACGATGTGCCGGATTAACAGGGTCGAGATAGGATGGAAACTCCGTAGGATGGGATAATACATTGTGTAACATCTCAGCATCACGTCTAGTTTCCTCAGATGAGACGATATCTACATCCTCTAGGTAGGCCTTCTTGACCACCTTGCAGTCACGTGTTTCATAGTAATCATCGTCCCCAACCTCGTCGTACAAATCTATCATGGACTCTGTAGAATTAACATAACGAGGACACGATGGTTCAGAAATCAAATCATATATCGAATCCAATAAAGGATCAGGAAACTTAGGCTTGACGTCTTCGGAATATTCAGAAACAACCTTACCAGCATTGGGATTCAAACCTTCAAACTCATATGAAGCCATGCTACGCGGAATGGGCAATCTCCAATTAGTGTAGTCACCATTGAAGGCATTGCCATCAACAACATACAACGATCTGGATGCCGCCGCTCTTTGAGACTCAAAATGCTCATCCATAGTTGACCTAAGATGCTCATCCACATTGCCATGTGTAATGTTAAAATAGCGATAAAAATTGCACTTCGTGCCCAAAGATTG
This is a stretch of genomic DNA from Babesia bovis T2Bo chromosome 1, whole genome shotgun sequence. It encodes these proteins:
- a CDS encoding putative integral membrane protein, giving the protein MAAEKSPLFCYRSYVNLSFYIIATIHIIIISLLPADRHFSVCVSRIIDLNFTSFNNRLLRRCVKSSPSSLIGGSRPCLPNSDDGKVTSNGLLLPYGFISSGTTESKLISPFRRRKSQLNAYDSEHDHSLLKDLALNKDVLFDQSLGTKCNFYRYFNITHGNVDEHLRSTMDEHFESQRAAASRSLYVVDGNAFNGDYTNWRLPIPRSMASYEFEGLNPNAGKVVSEYSEDVKPKFPDPLLDSIYDLISEPSCPRYVNSTESMIDLYDEVGDDDYYETRDCKVVKKAYLEDVDIVSSEETRRDAEMLHNVLSHPTEFPSYLDPVNPAHRTGRGRELQRMQDSGRLQRLRWNMDIDPADDILRGHRETGNKITKEFLDSIEWEHPMPTHYDNNFYKRSFAEGGFGESDRTSDSYFDIQFIGSPDTYPFAISAGMQFTWPIYWVPLLRKKHPKRYGQPLRSPVFNLGGIEPLQLWFYPEGNASTRDGFCSLKLVAPPGWCLPYRIYMFIFSEYNRTVVGPMYRESTDYINRSLNFCRLVGKGDKDFLRMRENDKDYVILGPAGNVYVGVGVVDEPLRTVAGSHRFAYDWDEGDYDFNQWLKKQTSDPDDAFQQETVDRDRTHSVWYESHKYKFVPDRHISRYWKRRYIRELDWRQPTF